The sequence below is a genomic window from Chloroflexota bacterium.
ATAGGTAGGGCAGATCAAACGCTTTCTCCTTACGGAGAGGTGAACCTGCTTTTTCTTTATGAGAAGGGAGGAGAGCCGGTAGAAATTACTGCCAAAGATTTTGATTAAAATGAAAAAGGTTGCTGTTGCTTTGTTTTTAGTTTTGGCTGTCTTTTTGATTTTGCCCCAACCGGCTGAGGCTGGGGTTTATTGTCCGGATGGTTATACCAAATGTGGACTTCAGCCTGGAGCAGGGTGTTACGGCGATGCGGGATGTGAGGAGGCCTGTTGTACTGGCCCAAAACCTGCAGACTTTTGTTGTGGGGCTTCAAATTGTGGCTCTGTCCCTGCCTGGAGTTATGCCTGGGCAGTTTGTTGCAGGCAGAAATTACCAGACCGAACATCCTTTGAATTTGGTTGGGAGACGACGGACTGCAATACTGCTGACCGGTGTGATGAGGCGAGGACTCCAGCCGGAAGTTATGATGCCGATGGGGATATTGCCTACGGCCTTTGTGATATTTCCCAGGGGCTTTTGAACTGCGGACGATATGGGGCGCATTATAAGAAATGCTGTCGGGTGGCTGGAGGAGCGTCGGCGGGAAACAGGTTGACAGGAGCCACGGGAATCTGTTCAAATGGAACTTGTTCTTCGGGAACCTGTGTTCGGGCAACGAGTTGTGATGCGAATAAATGTCTTGATTATTTGCATGAGGGATGTTGGTATTTGAAAGATTGTGGGGCGCCTTCTGGGCCGACGCCAGGGTCGCTACCTCTTGCAGCCGGCGCAGGAGGTAGCGGCGCACGTGGAGCAGGCGCTGCCCGTGCCGGGGATGGCGCTGGTCACGCCGGAGGAGTCCTTGCTGAGGCAAGCGAAGAGGGAGAGCAGCCGCTGTCCCTGCGGCTGTCCGCAGGCGGGGCAGGTAGCAGGCTCGTCAGCCTGGCTGAACCCGCGCAGTAACTCGAACTTATGACCACAGTTTTGGCAGCGATATTCGTACAGTGGCATCCCTAACACCTCGATCCGGCTATATCATACGCCCACTACCGAATTCGGTCAAATGGCGCGTGGGAGTGGTCTCCAGACCACGACCTTGCCCGCAGGCGATCTATCCTACCGCCAGCGTGACCACCGTCACGCCATCGCCGCCCTCACCTTGCTCGCCGGGGCGATAGTTGCTCACCAGGGGGTGATCCCCTAACGCCTGACGAACGGCGCGGCGCAGTGCTCCCGTGCCCTTCCCGTGGACAATGGATACCTCGGACATCCCGGCCAGGTAGGCGTCGTTCAGGTATTTGTCCAGTTCGATCAGCGCATCTTCCACCCGCGCGCCACGCAGATGAAGTTGCCGGGGGACCAGCGTGGACGGGGTCGGCAGGCGGGTTCGGGAGCGAGCCTTTGCTTGGGAGACCTCAGGGCGGCTGCGGAATTCGAGAGTCGCCGGGTCCGCCCGCACGCGAAAATTGCCCACCTGTATTTCGGCTCCCTCCTCGTCCAAGGCAACGATTTCACCCTCCAGATTCAGATGTGAGACCCACACCCGATCTCCCACGCGCAGATCACTGGTCACCCGACTCACGGGCTGCGGTGCGCTGGCGACCTTCACTTGCTCCAAACGCCGTTCTGCCTGGGCGATCCACTCTGCGGTGATGGACTGGGTCTCCATCGCTGCCCGCAGGGTGCGCAATTCGGCGCGAATGCGCTGGAGTTCTTCGCGGGCTTCGGCCAGCAATTCCTGGCGCTCCGATTCGATCTCGGCCAGACGGCGTGCTAATTCACGCTCTTGCTCCTGGATGCGGGCCAGGGCGGCGGCAGCCTCCCGTCGGGCGCGCGCGGTCTCCTCTCGCGCCGTGCGGATGTCATCCAGGAGACGATCCGCCTCCTGGTCGCCGTCAGAGACCCAGGTCCTGGCTCGCTCGATGATCTCCGCGCTCAACCCCAGCCGCGAGGCGATGGCCAGCGCGTTGCTCCGGCCCGGCAGGCCGATGGTCAGTTCATACGTGGGCGAGAGCGTCTCCAAGTCAAACTCCACCGATGCGTTCTGCACCCGCGGCGTGGAGTGGGCGTAGAGTTTGAGTTGCGGATAATGGGTCGCTACCATTGCCGGGATGCGCCGGTCGAGCAGCGTGGAGAGGATGGCCCGCGCCAGAGCCGAGCCCTCCACCGGATCGGTGCCAGCGCCCAATTCATCCAGCAGGACGAGGGAACGCTCATTCGCCTTGGCGAGGATATCAATGATGTTGGTCAGGTGCGACGAGAAAGTGGACAGGCTCTGTTCGATGCTCTGCTCATCGCCGATGTCGGCGTAGAGGCCATCGAACACAGCCAGCGCCGAACCCTCGCTGGCCGGGATGTGCAGGCCCGCCTGAGCCATCGCTGCCAGAAGGCCCACCGTTTTCAGGGTTACGGTCTTCCCGCCCGTATTGGGTCCGGTGATGACCAGGATGTCGAAATCGCCGCCCAGCCAAACATCTATGGGCACCACGGTCTCCGGGGGCAGTAGCGGATGCCGGGCCCGCACCAGGTCCACAATCGTGCTTGGATGATGGCGCCGCGCCTCGCGCTCCCGATGCAGGCGGGTGGCAGTCGGTTCGATCAGGTCCACCAGTTCGGGCGCTACACACTTCAGTTGGTAACTGTACTTCGCCTTGGCGAAGGCCAGGTCCAGTGCAGCCAGGGCGTCTACAGTGGCGATGATGGCCTCGCCTGCCTCAGCCACCTGCGCGGTCAACTCAGAGAGGATGCGGCGGATTTCTTGCTCCTCGTCCAGTTGCAGTTTGCGCCACTGGTTGCCCAGTTCCAGCGTGGCCAGCGGTTCGATGAAGAGCGTAGCGCCGCTGGCGGATTGGTCGTGCACTAAGCCGCGGATGCGACCTTTGAAGTCGGCCTTGAGGGGGATGACGTAGCGCCCCTCGCGCTGGGTTACGATGGCTTCCTGGAGATAGGCGGCGTTCCTGGGGTCGTTGACGATGCGGTTCAGCCGCTCCAACAGCCTGGCGTGGGTGGTAGCCAGGTCGCGGCGGATGCGGGCCAGAGCGGGACTGGCGCTATCCAGCACCTCGCCCCGGTCGTTGAGGACCCGCTCGATGCTGGCTACCAGTTCGGGGCACTCCTGAATGCCCTCCGCTGTTTGAGCCAATAGGGGGAATTCCGCAGCCAGCCGGCTGATGGCGCGACGCAACACCCGTCCGCTGGTCAGTGTGCCGCGGATGTCCAAGAGTTCACCCGGCTCCAGGACACGTCCCAGGCGGGCCTGGTGCACCAAAGGGCGCACATCCCTGGCCCCGCCCACCGAGGCATCGCTCTTGAGGTCCAGGAAAGCGCGGGCCTCGCTGGTCTCTTGCTGTCGCCGCCGCACTTCGGCGATGTCCGAAGAAGGGCGCAGCGCCAGCGCCAGTTCGCGGCCAGCAGAGAAGTCCGTGTATCCAGCCAGCCGCTCGATGATCTTGGGATATTCGAGTGTTTCGAGGTATTTGTCGTCCATCAGTCCTTTGTAATGCAAAGTATAGCGCAGCGGGGGGAGGGGACAAAATTGGATCCAAATAGCAATAATAGAGAAACTTGACAATTCACAAGATTGTGGTATAATTATTTTAGTTTAAACGATTAAGTTCTCTGGCCCCGGGAAAACGGGGGTATTTATTGGCTTTGTTATTAAACGTTTAACCTGAAGGGGAGAAAGAGTACGTGGCTACGATCAAGGATGTCGCCAGGCGGGCAGAAGTCTCTATTGCCACTGTTTCCTACGTTCTTAACGGCCGCGAGTCTGTCAGCCAGAGCACCCGTGAACGCGTGCTGCAGGCCGTCCGCGAATTAGGGTACCGCCCCAACGTCCTTGCTCAAGGCCTCCAGGCCGGCGAAAGCCGCATGATTGGCTACTCTTGGAACCCCGCTCCACCAGATCAGTTCAACCCCATTCTCGACAAATTCCTGCAAAGCATGATCGAAACAGCCGAGAAGGCTGGCTACCACATCCTGCCCTTCCCTTGCCCGCCGGACCACGCCCAGGTCGAGGCCTACGAAGCATTGATCGCCACCAACCGCGTGGATGGCTTTGTCCTTTCCAGCACCAATCTGAACGACCAACGCATCGCCTATTTGATGGAAATTGGCTTTCCCTTTGTTGCCTTCGGGCGGGCCAATCCGGACTGGGATTTCGCCTATGTGGATGTGGATAACCAAGGTGGTGTCCGAGAGGCCATCGAGCATTTGCTGGCCTTGGGACACCGCCGTATCGGCCTTATCGCCTGGCCGGAAGACTCGCTAACTGGCACCCTCCGCCTACAGGGCTACCTGGAGGCGATGGCCAGCGCCGGGATCTCGGTTGATCCAGCCTGGATCGTGCGCACTGAGCACACTGTCACTGCTGGTCAGCAAGCAGCAGGGCAACTCCTGGACTTGCCAGCTGATCGCCGCCCCACTGCCATTATGGCCGTGAGCGATTTCATGGCCATCGGGGCCATGAACGCCATTCAGAACCGCGGCCTCGGTGTGGGCCGGGATGTGGCCATCATCGGCTTTGACGACGCGCCTTTAGTGCAGTACTTGCGCCCGCCCCTGACTTCGGTACGCCAACCAATCGTGGAGGCGGGCCAGCGCATTATGGACATGCTTATCCGACTCATCCGGGAGGAACCATTGGTGGAGAGGCACGTACTCCTGACCCCGAGTCTGATCATACGAGAATCCAGTGGTGGCCCAGTTATATATGAGTGATCTAATTCCACGAACAGGTGGATTATGGACACCTGGCGAATTATCGAAAACAAATTCGATCCTCAGCAGCTTCATCACAAAGAAACCCTGTTCACATTAGGCAACGGCTATGCCGGCACCCGCGGCGCGTTTGAGGAGGGCTATCCCGGCGCTTGGCCCACCACCCTCGTCCACGGGGTCTTTGATGACCTCCCGCTTTTCCACACCGAGTTGGTCAATTGTCCCAACTGGCTGCCGTTCATCCTATTGGTGGAAGGTGAGCGCTTTGGATTAGACCGAGGCCGGATATTGGCTTATGAACGCATCTTAGACCTGGGCCATGGCGTGCTTACCCGGTGGGTGCGCTGGCAAAGTCCTGCCGGCCACATGGTAGATCTGGTCATCGAGCGGTTCATGAGCCTAGCCGATGAACATGCTTTGGCCATCCGCTACCAGGTCACCCCGCGGGACTTCCGGGGCCTTCTGGAATTCCACACTGGGCTCAGCGGCTGCGTGGACAATCAGGGCGTGGTGCACTGGGACCACCTGGACCAAGGGGCTAGCCCAAGGGCAATATGGTTGCATAGCCGCACCCGCCACACGGGGATCGAGTTGTGTTTGGCCGCCAGTCTGAACATTGTGGGGGCTGACTCTCCAGAATTTGAGGGCCAGAATTGTGAATATCATCCAACCCTCACTGCCTTGTGTCAAGTAGCGTCAGGCCAGACCATCACTGCTGAGAAACGGGTAGTTCTCTACACCTCGCGGGAGACAGCCGATGTGCGACAAGAGGCCCTGGCCCACCTGGATCAATTACCAAGTTATGAAGCCTTACGCGTGGCCCACGAGGCGGCATGGGAGAAAACCTGGACCGATTGCGACATCGTCATCGAGGGCGATGAAGACGCCCAGCGAGCCGTCCGTTACAACCTCTTTCAACTTCTGGCGGCCGTTCCCCGCCAGGACGGCCGAGTCAGTATTCCGGCCAAGACCTTATCTGGCTATGGTTATAAGGGTCATGTTTTCTGGGATACCGAGATCTTTATGCTGCCTTTTTTCACTTTTACCCAGCCGGCCCTGGCCCGTAATCTCTTGATGTACCGCTATCATACTCTCCCTGGGGCGCGGCGCAAAGCCAAGAATGCTGGCTTCGAGGGGGCTATCTTCGCCTGGGAGAGCGCAGCCACCGGCGACGAAGTAACCCCTCGCTGGGCCATCGGGCCGACCCAGGATCCGGTGCGCATCTGGTGTGGCGACATCGAACTCCACATTAACGCCGACGTGGCCTATGCCGTGTGGCAATATTGGCAGGCTACCGGAGACGACGAATTCATGGTCCATTATGGGGCCGAGATCATCCTCGATACGGCCGTCTTCTGGGGCAGTCGTGCCGAGTGGAATCAGGAACGGGGCTCTTACGAATTCAACGATGTCATTGGCCCGGACGAAAATCACGAGCATGTGAACAACTCGGTCTTCACCAACTGCATGGCACAGTGGCACCTGAAGACTGCGCTGGAGACCTTAATGTGGTTGCGCCAGCATTCTCCAGAAAAGGCTATGGAACTCACCGCCCAGCTGGATTTGTGCCCAAAGCGGCTTGCCCATTGGGCTGACGTCATTAGCCGTCTCTATATTAGCCATGACCATGAAACCGGACTCATGGAACAATTCGATGGCTTTTTCGATTTGGAAGACCCAGATCTGAGGAGCCTGGAGCCGCGCACTCGCTCTGTACAATCTTTGCTGGGCGTGGAGAGGACACAGCAGGTACAGGTGATCAAACAGCCTGATGTGCTAATGCTCCTTTACCTGCTAGGTGACCACTACGACTATCAGACCAAGCAGGTCAACTGGGATTACTATGTCCCTCGCACCGACCAGACGTATGGTTCATCGCTTTCACCGAGCATCCACGCCATCTTGGCCTGCGAGTTGGGTCAGTTAGAAACTGCCTACGAATTTTTCATGGAGGCGGCTTTGATGGACCTGGAAGGCTTACGAGGCAATACCCAGGATGGTATCCATGGGGGCTCAGCAGGAGGAACGTGGCAGGCAGTGGTCTTTGGCTTCGGCGGCGTGCACCTGGCTGAAGAGGGGCTGACGGCTACCCCCCGGCTGCCGCAAGGCTGGCGAAGGCTCCGCTTCCGACTTCAGCACCGAGGTCGGTGGCACGAGTTTGATTTTCGACAATGAGGACACCCCAGGGAATGGGAAAGAATGGACATCAGAGGCGTTATCTTTGATCTGGATGGCGTGTTGACTGACACGGCGGAGTATCACTATCGGGCCTGGCAGCGTCTGGCTGATGAAGAGGGCATTCCCTTCACCCGCGAGGACAATGAAGCCCTCCGAGGGATATCGCGGCGGGAGTCGCTGGAACTGCTATTGAGGGGCCGGCCAGTGACCGAAGAACAGGTCCAGGCTCTGATGGAGCGCAAGAACCAGTACTATCGCCAGATGATCAAGCAGATAACACCGGCAGACCTTCTGCCAGGTGTGGCTGATTTGTTGAAGGAACTAAAGACCTCTGGCATCAAGGTAGCCATCGCCTCAGCCAGTAAAAATGCTCGCGATGTCATCGAGCAACTGGGCATCGCTGGTCAGGTGGACGCCATCTCCGATGGCTACAGCGTAACGCAGACCAAACCAGCCCCGAACTTGTTTCTCCATGCAGCGCAACAACTGGGGCTACCACCGTCACAGTGCCTCGTGGTTGAAGACGCAACCTCTGGGGTGGAGGCGGCCAAAACAGCCGGTATGTGGGTGGTAGGGTTGGGACCGGTCACACGCGTGGGCCGCGCTGATGTGATCTTCCCCAGCCTGATTGGCCTCCAATGGCAGAATATTCTAGAAGCATTGGAACATAGACGGAGTGAATACTTTAGCCCGACCACTGAAAACTAACTTAACAGTCCTAAGAAAGTTGGAGAGCCACCTAAGCGTCTTTCGCCGGACTCTCGGTGGCTCTCCCAAGCACCCCCGTCGCGCAGGGCCTTGTCTAGGGACAGGCATAGTTTGCCCCGGGACGGCCTATGGTGCTACCTAATTGTAGTCACTTTCCTCCATCGAGGCAAAAAGCCATTGCATTTGGAAAAGTGGTGGCCAGTTGCGCAGCGGGATGATCACAAAGGAGGTGATACCTGAACCGAAACGAATTTTGAGATCAGATGGTGAAGCAACCACACAACAAGGAGGAGTAAGATGGACAAGCGCATAGTTCGTTTAGTGGCCACCACAGTAATTGTCGCTACGCTGGCTACGACCCTGGGTGCTTGCGCTCCCGCCCCGACGCCGACGCCCCAGGTCATCCGAGAGACCGTTGTGGCGCCACAGACAGTAGTGGTGGAAAAGGAAAAGGAGAGGATCGAGGTTCGTCTCTCCGGCTGGGCCGCCAACCCCCAGGAGACAGCGCTCCTCGAATCACTGCTCTACAAGTTCTCAGTGGCTAATCCGGACAT
It includes:
- a CDS encoding LacI family DNA-binding transcriptional regulator, with product MATIKDVARRAEVSIATVSYVLNGRESVSQSTRERVLQAVRELGYRPNVLAQGLQAGESRMIGYSWNPAPPDQFNPILDKFLQSMIETAEKAGYHILPFPCPPDHAQVEAYEALIATNRVDGFVLSSTNLNDQRIAYLMEIGFPFVAFGRANPDWDFAYVDVDNQGGVREAIEHLLALGHRRIGLIAWPEDSLTGTLRLQGYLEAMASAGISVDPAWIVRTEHTVTAGQQAAGQLLDLPADRRPTAIMAVSDFMAIGAMNAIQNRGLGVGRDVAIIGFDDAPLVQYLRPPLTSVRQPIVEAGQRIMDMLIRLIREEPLVERHVLLTPSLIIRESSGGPVIYE
- a CDS encoding zinc ribbon domain-containing protein translates to MPLYEYRCQNCGHKFELLRGFSQADEPATCPACGQPQGQRLLSLFACLSKDSSGVTSAIPGTGSACSTCAATSCAGCKR
- a CDS encoding endonuclease MutS2 codes for the protein MDDKYLETLEYPKIIERLAGYTDFSAGRELALALRPSSDIAEVRRRQQETSEARAFLDLKSDASVGGARDVRPLVHQARLGRVLEPGELLDIRGTLTSGRVLRRAISRLAAEFPLLAQTAEGIQECPELVASIERVLNDRGEVLDSASPALARIRRDLATTHARLLERLNRIVNDPRNAAYLQEAIVTQREGRYVIPLKADFKGRIRGLVHDQSASGATLFIEPLATLELGNQWRKLQLDEEQEIRRILSELTAQVAEAGEAIIATVDALAALDLAFAKAKYSYQLKCVAPELVDLIEPTATRLHREREARRHHPSTIVDLVRARHPLLPPETVVPIDVWLGGDFDILVITGPNTGGKTVTLKTVGLLAAMAQAGLHIPASEGSALAVFDGLYADIGDEQSIEQSLSTFSSHLTNIIDILAKANERSLVLLDELGAGTDPVEGSALARAILSTLLDRRIPAMVATHYPQLKLYAHSTPRVQNASVEFDLETLSPTYELTIGLPGRSNALAIASRLGLSAEIIERARTWVSDGDQEADRLLDDIRTAREETARARREAAAALARIQEQERELARRLAEIESERQELLAEAREELQRIRAELRTLRAAMETQSITAEWIAQAERRLEQVKVASAPQPVSRVTSDLRVGDRVWVSHLNLEGEIVALDEEGAEIQVGNFRVRADPATLEFRSRPEVSQAKARSRTRLPTPSTLVPRQLHLRGARVEDALIELDKYLNDAYLAGMSEVSIVHGKGTGALRRAVRQALGDHPLVSNYRPGEQGEGGDGVTVVTLAVG